The genomic interval AATTTAGCAATTTTACCTACATGGTGTGCAAAAGTGACAGTTCCGTGAAAGAAATCAAggctaaaatcatttttatttgtgatAACATCCCATTGTGAGGTTGTGATCCAGATTCTCCTTACACCTAAATCTTCCCACCTTCTAAAGCTGACTTGTAGGGTAGAGTTCATTTCACCATAAATGATAACAACCTTTGCTGTTGATGTCATAATTTCTTCATCATATATCTTAGCCCTTGTCATATATAACTGCATGTCTTCTGGGATCATATTaacaaaagctaaacagattCCATGTCTTTGCATTTCTTCTCTCAAGTCTGATAGAAACTGAATACTCTGGTCATCATCTGAGATAACCAGGCCTATCCATGTCCATCTAAAATGAAGCATCAAGGAGGCCATGCCATGGGACAAATGTGTGTCCTTGATGGCTACCTGATGGACATAGGGAAACTGGTCATGGTCACTCAGGTTAGGATTAAATGGTCCAAAGAATACCTAAATGATGAGGAAGAGAGGATAAAATATTCACATGAGGAATAAGATTGTTAGTATGTTTGGACTTATACACATGTAACATTATTCACCTTTCAGAACTCATATTAAAGATATTAAGATTATGCTATAAATATCATGTGTTATTCCTACTAGCTTCTAGACTATTCCTGACAAATTTGAATGTCCTAGAAAACAGTTTTGCCTGTTTTCCCTGTACATCTATGATCCTATTATGTAActctctagtgtgtgtgtgtgtgtgtgtgtgtgtgtgtgtgtgtgtgtgtgtgtgtgtgtgtaaaacagtgcACTCATAAATGCATACTCTCCAAGTTTTCATGTAGGCACATGTAAATGGAATTTAAAAGTTGTTAActtgggctacagagatggctaattggttaagagcactgcctgctcttgcagaggtcctgagttcaattctcagtaaccatgtggtggatcacaaccatctgtaatgggatctgatgccctcttctggtctgtccagaggcagtgacaatgtactctcatacattaaataaatggatCTTTAAACATAAAAAGTTTTTAACTAATCTAGTTTCACACATTCTTACCCTTGGTGTCCTAGAATGAATTGACAGTTTTACAGATGTTTTCCATGATGGTCCTATAAGACCTATGTAACAGGTTCCATAAAATACACAGATATAATCTGTAAATTCCACACTattgtttttttctaaatatatttcaTCGAGAAGTCCCAATGTTTCTTCACATTGACCATGATCAACGGGGGATATCAAAGACATGTTGGGTAAAAGGTAAGGATTTTTGTTGATTTCATCAGTAGCAAAAAACATTACTAGAAAAAACTCATATCTTCTTGCCGGTATTCTAAAACAAAGCATAATGATGATTAAGGGAGATGTTTGAAACATAAAATTTCAATTGCTGTAAAGTTTGTAATATGAGACATTCTAAATTTCTGTCTAAATGTCTCGAAATAAGCCTCATAAATTAGAGATCTTTAAAGTTAAATACAATTTAAGAATTAATAGACATAGGGCACTATGATATGATAAGTTTGGTGTTTGTGAAAATAAAGATTGTTTTATCTCTGAATGCCAACCTTGAACTAGATTACAGTCCAATTGAAGGAGACTAGTATAAAATAATCTTGGAGTTTTAATTCCACAGATAACATAAAAAGCATGATTTAAACCACAAGTGAAGTACTAACACATTCTCAttaaaattctttattatttaaatgaatcTTATACCGTAGAGAGTCAGTGTGCTGCCATGAGAACAGTGTGAGCAGTCAGTGTAGCCAAGGCCATGAGACATCAGAGCAGGAGAGCAGTCTGTGTAGCCAAGGCCATGAGAGCAGTCAGTGTAGCCAAGGTCAGAGAGTAGATTGTGCAGCCAAGAGGAACTCTTATCTATGTTTAGTCTGTAGAGGAACTTTCTCACAAAGAGTTATGTGCGCTGGAGCACTAATAAGCTGGAGCTGCAGAaataaactttgagccttgatcagaataccGTCTTAGCTCTATGTTTCTCTTGTTccccttttcatttccagccctctTTCCAGCTGAGCCCAGCTCGATCTTAACCCACTGGACGGCTACATTATATATCAAACAttataataatattgagtattttgagaataaataatacataaaaattttagtTCAACTTTTATGTTCATATTCTTTCATACCCTAAATATACTATTAATGCATAAATATTTTGGGAGAATTAAGCATAGttaaagagcataaaatattaaaagattaacactaaaatatattttaaaacccttatatgataccacctgacatagtgtGAGAGTACTCAAAAGCAACATGACCTCAGACAATGCAGggaggaaggtataggggactttcaggatagtatttgaaatgtaaatgaagacaatatctaataaaaaattgttaaaataaaaaaaagaaaaaaagattatcaCTGTTTCtaggagaaaaattattttatctgtaagtattttataaatttcaaaataggaaaaactctttaaacattaagaaaatgctaattacaAGCACAgttagaaaaattatcaataatatttccatgatgttcctagcatgtttttaatattttcaactattaCTATTCAATAAACAGATTATTTTGAAATACATTTCATTCAATTTTATTTGTCCATTTCAAAATATACATGATGATAGATCATATAAGCAGAATATTATCATTTAAACTCTTTTATACATCAATTTAATGTCACCTTTTAGTGCGTTGCTACTATATCAATTTTATAAAAAAGGTATCAGATTTTTCTTAACATCTCAGTCTTCCTAATTCTTTGAGATACTTTAAGTGATGTCTGAGTACAGAGATCTTCTCTCCATTTGAAATGTGTTCATCTGCCCCAGCACCGTTGGCAGTTTATCTGTGTCAATTAGCACTTACCTCTCATTAGGAGTAAAAACACCAAACACGGTCATTTGCATTTTTCAAttgaaagtttggagctaaatTTTTCTCTGTAAACTTGAAATGTGTATTGACATAGTTCATATATTTGTAACTTTAAACCTTACTATGGCTTATAAAAGGGTCACCAATGAGAATTTTCACTATTTTTCTGATGAGGTATGGGATGATACAGGATACATTAGAAATGAAATTCCTACTGATCTAACACAAAAGTATAATAATGTGAAGCCACCATCACTATCAAGTGTACACAGTTTACTGTGCCTATCAATTGGAAAATGTATTCTTTAAATCtcaaatacaagaaaattgaataaGAGATGGGATGAGagccagagacagaaaaacacaggAAACCTCGGTACATGAAAAAGGAAGTCCAAGGCCCATTGATAAACTGAAAGGTGAGTGATTTCAACACTCATTCCTTCATGATCTTCAGCCACCAATGATAATGTCTCACATTTCGGATCTCAGAACTAAGAAGCCACTTTGAGAACAGCTTCTCATTCACAAGAAGTCCATTTGTTCTCCTAGATTTTCTCTcatgttattttaatatttatttaatagttaATAGAAATATTGGCCATTAATCTGACACTGATAATAAGCCTAACATGTGACTGGACATTTGCATAACTGGATGAAAAGATTATTCTGATAACAGAATATGAAGCCTGAAAGTATTTTTATACATTCAATGCCAACTTCAGAATGGCAGGAGGGGCTCATTCAAagactattttaaaaagcaaagtatatatatatatatatatatatatatatatatatatatatatatgtatacatatacatatatgtatacacacacatatacatatatatacatacacatttatatatatattcacaagtaTATAAAATGTTATACATGTAATCAGATATAGTagatccacacatacacaaatatttcaatatatgaaTTTATGCCCAACTTGCTTGCAGACCAAAACTAGATAAACTTTGTATGAAGGCATTTAGATGCGTGCTTATATAGTAATCATTAGTAGACAATAGAATACAGGCAGTGATGCAGTCTCTGTATATATAGCTCTTGCTAAAGGGTGTGAATTGTGAATTTAAAGCAGATGATGAGATATCTTTCAAAAACTCAACAGATAGACTCCAGTCTCTTATTGTCCAGCATTGTGAACTGGAGTCCTATGTAGTAAAGCTGAACTGAACTATGACACATTTGAAAGTattaaattagtgattgacatTATAATTAATTTTCAGTGGTTCTTAAAGTTACAGGGGGAAGAACAGGACAAAACCCCACAGTTTGTGTACACAGTCAAATATGTCTAATATATAACATTTGAGCAAGAATTAAAGTTAATGACTTAcctaaaatcagaaatattatatatttggtCAATAGGTCCCTCAACTGCTGCAAGGAAAACACCACAGTCACTTCTCAAATCTCCATCATTATCTTCATTATTCTTTAGCCTCCAAAAGCAAATGGGTTCAGTCAAATGGCACGAGATGAGAAAACACTTCAGGAGcaaaagggaaaaagtaaaaacaCGTAGCTTCTTCATATTTGCTAGGATCTAAGATGGAGTAATTGTGAAATCCGTTTCTTATGCAGAAAAATAtctcacatgcatatatacacctGTGTGTCTGTTTTATGGCTACTGCTCTCTGAAGATCCACCTAATTATATTCAAAAGTTCCTTTCCATTCATTCTATGTCATGCTCCCTGGATACATCAGGAAATTCTGGCCTCAGGCTCTACATCTGAGATCTGAAAACTTTTGATCAAAACTATTCTGAAAACATGTTGTGAAGATCATGTTTTCCGTCCTCAGGTGCCATGATTTCATTCATATCCATGACATAATTCTTCCCAGGGATAATCTTCTGGAAAGCTGGGAACAGACCATGTGTCAACAGCCATATGTATAAACACGATGGATTTTATCAGAACTTCCATAGTAAGACAAGAGTTGAGAAGGTCATAAATGATCCATATCATTCAGACTTTGAGTTGAATCATGGGACATAAGATCTTCCACTGTCCAGTGTAGGGAAGGGCAGTCTGACATGCAGGATTGACTCAGGAGTTGAGCATTCTTTCTGTTGTGCATATACTATTGTATGCTAGTCATGTTTACAATATCTCTTTAACCTTCCTGTGATTCTTGTCATCTGGAGAACATGTCATTAATCTCAATCAAAAATTGCCTGGAATTATAGAGATTCAACACCCATCCTGTCTAATATCAGTACTTGTTCAGACATTCACTCAGTTACTATGCTGATCTCTTACCTGGTAATCAGTTCCTGGCAGTCAGTGCCATTTGatgaaacatttctttagttgatgTTTGTTCACACTTTACTAATATGATTGAGAACACTTTTATGCATTTTCTCAAAGGAATAAAGAATTTAGGTGTCATTTaggagagagaattttattgctAATGTTAGTATATACCTTATATTTTTCATTCATGTCTAGTTggtatttgttttgaaacagttcTCTCTTGGATTACATTGAAACCACACAGATGTATGCCTACTATGTTAATTTATATA from Mus musculus strain C57BL/6J chromosome 5, GRCm38.p6 C57BL/6J carries:
- the Vmn2r15 gene encoding vomeronasal 2, receptor 15 isoform X2 codes for the protein MKKLRVFTFSLLLLKCFLISCHLTEPICFWRLKNNEDNDGDLRSDCGVFLAAVEGPIDQIYNISDFRIPARRYEFFLVMFFATDEINKNPYLLPNMSLISPVDHGQCEETLGLLDEIYLEKNNSVEFTDYICVFYGTCYIGLIGPSWKTSVKLSIHSRTPRVFFGPFNPNLSDHDQFPYVHQVAIKDTHLSHGMASLMLHFRWTWIGLVISDDDQSIQFLSDLREEMQRHGICLAFVNMIPEDMQLYMTRAKIYDEEIMTSTAKVVIIYGEMNSTLQVSFRRWEDLGVRRIWITTSQWDVITNKNDFSLDFFHGTVTFAHHVGKIAKFRNFLQTMNSDKYPVNISKSILGWNYFNCSVSKKGNKKDHFTFNNTLEWTALHNFDIVLSEEGYNLYNAVYAVAHTYHELILQQVESQQTAVPKGIFTDCQQQIWNSV
- the Vmn2r15 gene encoding vomeronasal 2, receptor 15 isoform X3; translated protein: MKKLRVFTFSLLLLKCFLISCHLTEPICFWRLKNNEDNDGDLRSDCGVFLAAVEGPIDQIYNISDFRIPARRYEFFLVMFFATDEINKNPYLLPNMSLISPVDHGQCEETLGLLDEIYLEKNNSVEFTDYICVFYGTCYIGLIGPSWKTSVKLSIHSRTPRVFFGPFNPNLSDHDQFPYVHQVAIKDTHLSHGMASLMLHFRWTWIGLVISDDDQSIQFLSDLREEMQRHGICLAFVNMIPEDMQLYMTRAKIYDEEIMTSTAKVVIIYGEMNSTLQVSFRRWEDLGVRRIWITTSQWDVITNKNDFSLDFFHGTVTFAHHVGKIAKFRNFLQTMNSDKYPVNISKSILGWNYFNCSVSKKGNKKDHFTFNNTLEWTALHNFDIVLSEEGYNLYNAVYAVAHTYHELILQQVESQQTAVPKGIFTDCQQIWNSV